The region GGCTCCCTAACGGCTGCCGCTGAACGTCTGGAGATGATGCATCCGCAGAAAATAGAGAAGAGCTATCTAGATTCGCTGCGAATGAAGCAAGCAGATTTCGAAGCTGCTTGGGGAAAGTTAGCAACCATCGAGTTCAAATACCGTGCCGCTACGATTCATGGCGATCTTCACGGGGAAAACGTGCGGGTAAGAGGCGACGATGCCATTCTCATCGACCTCGGCGGCGTGCGAGGCGATACGCTTCCGGGACGAGAAGCTCCGCTGTGCTTCGACGTGGCGATGCTGGAGGTTGCACTGGTATTTGCGTATCGCGGCCCACAGGATGGAAAAGACGAGTTCGAGCAGCCGGAATGGAAGGCTGAGATCGAACCATTCTATGAGCTCCATGCCATCTCGAATAGTCCGAGCATCGATGCTCCTCCGAATCCGGAATCATGGCTCTATGGTTGTTTGCAACGAATCCGAGCGTTTGGCATATACGACCAGAGCAGTGCGTATGAGTACCCCATTGCTCTGGTGATTGCACTTTGGCGCTGGTGCAAATTCTCCCCGAGCAAGAGTGACGCAGACAGGGGCAGGCGCGTGGTTGCCCTTGAGCTCGGATATCGCTTGATGGAGGAAATCGTGAGGAAGCATGATGCAGAAGGCTGAGAGGATTCGCGACAGAGGGGTGGTGCAGCACCGCCATGCTGCTAATTGTCTGTTGGAGCGTCCAGGAGACTCCGTGCTTGTCCATCGCGGTGTGCCACGTTCGCTGGTGATGGCCTGTCCGGATGGATGTGGCGACACGCTCACGATTAACCTCGATCCGCGAACAGATAAAGCATGGCGGTTCTACCGCAAGAGAAATCAAGTGTCTGTCTATCCTTCGATATGGCGGGACACAGGTTGTCTCAGTCACTTTATCGTTTGGAACCACCAGATCCTGTGGTGCGGTAATCGTGAGGAAGACGGGGAGGTTGCTCTGGAGGAACCTGAAGCTCTCCGCGAACGGATCCTTGCGCTATGCACTCGGGATTGGCAGCACTATACCGAACTGGCGGAGCGGCTCGATGAGGTGCCGTGGGATGTGAATCGCCTGTGCCGAGAGATGACCTATGCGCCGGGGCTTTTGGTCGAGAGAGAAGGTAAGAGCCGGGGATTTTTTCGGCTAAGGTGAGCACGAAGAGAAACAGACGAACGCTAGTTGGGATGCTTAGAGGCTGGACCAGAACAGATTCCTCCCTCTTGCCTGCTGGCAACTAACTGGTATACAGGATTAGAGATTTTGTTTACCTTTAGGGTCAATGCTACGTGGAGCTTCATGCGCGTTCGTTTTTCTTCTCGATCTCTTGCGGATCTTTGTGGATCAGCTGCTGCCATCGACCGGAAATGGGGATCGGCTCTTGGTATATGCCTGCGCAGACGACTCAAATTGCTGGTCGCAACCCCGACGCTCGACCTGCTTCGTGACTATCCCGGCGTCTTGCCGGTGAAACTGAAGACCGATGCGCGGGACCAGCTTGCGATCGGCGTGCGAAAGGATTGTCGACTTATCGTGGTACCGGATCACAGGCCAGTTCCTCGCCATTCCAACGGAGAACTTGCGGCAAAAGAGATCGATCAAATCATCGTGGTTGAGGTGAGCATTTATGGCGCCTAAAGCCTTTGACTTTACACCCGACTATCTGATCCCACCCGGGGAGCATCTGATCGAGGTACTGGAAGCCAAGGGGATGTCGCAGTCGGAGCTGGCCACCAGGATGGGACGGCCGCAGAAGACGATCAACGAAATCGTCAA is a window of Edaphobacter sp. 12200R-103 DNA encoding:
- a CDS encoding DUF6527 family protein; this encodes MMQKAERIRDRGVVQHRHAANCLLERPGDSVLVHRGVPRSLVMACPDGCGDTLTINLDPRTDKAWRFYRKRNQVSVYPSIWRDTGCLSHFIVWNHQILWCGNREEDGEVALEEPEALRERILALCTRDWQHYTELAERLDEVPWDVNRLCREMTYAPGLLVEREGKSRGFFRLR